In one window of Macaca thibetana thibetana isolate TM-01 chromosome 5, ASM2454274v1, whole genome shotgun sequence DNA:
- the SPCS3 gene encoding signal peptidase complex subunit 3 yields MNTVLSRANSLFAFSLSVMAALTFGCFITTAFKDRSVPVRLHVSRIMLKNVEDFTGPRERSDLGFITFDITADLENIFDWNVKQLFLYLSAEYSTKNNALNQVVLWDKIVLRGDNPKLLLKDMKTKYFFFDDGNGLKGNRNVTLTLSWNVVPNAGILPLVTGSGHVSVPFPDTYEITKSY; encoded by the exons ATGAACACGGTGTTGTCGCGGGCGAACTCGCTGTTCGCCTTCTCGCTGAGCGTGATGGCGGCGCTCACCTTCGGCTGCTTCATCACCACCGCCTTCAAAGACAGGAGCGTCCCGGTGCGGCTGCACGTCTCGCGGATCATGCT AAAAAATGTAGAAGATTTCACTGGACCTAGAGAAAGAAGTGATCTGGGATTTATCACATTTGATATAACTGCTGAT CTAGAGAATATATTTGATTGGAATGTTAAGCAGTTGTTTCTTTATTTATCAGCAGAATATTCAACAAAAAATAAT GCTCTGAACCAAGTTGTCCTGTGGGACAAGATTGTTCTGAGAGGTGATAATCCGAAACTGCTGCtgaaagatatgaaaacaaaatattttttctttgacgATGGAAATGGTCTCAA GGGAAACAGGAATGTCACTTTGACCCTGTCTTGGAACGTCGTACCAAATGCTGGAATTCTACCTCTTGTGACAGGATCAGGACACGTATCTGTCCCATTTCCAGATACATATGAAATAACGAAGAGTTATTAA